One segment of Pseudomonas asgharzadehiana DNA contains the following:
- the colR gene encoding two-component system response regulator ColR, whose translation MRILLVEDNRDILANLADYLGLKGYTVDCAQDGLSGLHLAATEHYDLIVLDIMLPGIDGYTLCKRLREDARRDTPVIMLTARDQLDDRLQGFKSGADDYLLKPFALSELAARIEAVLRRAQGGGRRALQVGDLSYDLDTLEVTREGRLLKLNPVGLKLLAVLMQKSPHVLRREILEEALWGDDCPDSDSLRSHVHQLRQVIDKPFAKPLLQTVHGVGYRLAEGRDGV comes from the coding sequence ATGCGAATTTTATTGGTTGAAGACAACCGCGATATTCTGGCCAACCTGGCGGATTACCTGGGGCTCAAGGGCTACACCGTGGACTGTGCGCAGGACGGTTTGTCGGGCCTGCACCTGGCGGCCACCGAGCATTACGACCTGATCGTGCTCGACATCATGCTGCCCGGTATCGATGGCTACACCCTGTGCAAGCGCCTGCGCGAAGACGCCCGCCGCGACACGCCAGTGATCATGCTCACCGCGCGTGACCAGTTGGACGACCGGTTGCAGGGCTTCAAGTCCGGCGCCGATGATTACCTGCTCAAACCGTTTGCTCTGTCGGAACTGGCCGCGCGTATCGAAGCCGTGCTGCGCCGTGCTCAGGGCGGCGGCCGCCGCGCCTTGCAGGTCGGCGATTTGAGCTATGACCTCGACACCCTGGAAGTCACCCGTGAAGGGCGCCTGCTCAAGCTCAACCCGGTCGGCCTCAAGCTGCTGGCGGTGCTGATGCAAAAAAGTCCGCACGTGCTGCGCCGCGAAATCCTCGAAGAGGCGTTGTGGGGCGACGATTGCCCGGACAGCGACAGCCTGCGCAGCCACGTCCACCAGTTGCGCCAAGTCATCGACAAGCCCTTCGCCAAACCGTTACTGCAGACAGTGCACGGCGTTGGTTATCGTCTGGCCGAGGGGCGTGATGGAGTTTAA
- a CDS encoding DUF481 domain-containing protein yields MLSRTLLCLAVLSASTPLLADTVWLKNGDRLTGKIKVFDGGKLLIQTDYAGAIPVDWKQVKTLESDQELLVKQDAYTGEKAKSLQAADDGKVVLANGEAPKTVELASIQQIIKPKPVIEDLVWKGNVDMALDYKRAEKDTNDYDIDFKTTARHGQWRHTGQGEYNREFQDDVSTTDNWALEYDLDRFLTEHWFWQGRLTYKRDKVEDLARQRTVGTGPGYQFWDDELGAFSLGSLVNRTDYEYAEGGKDNFYSVAMKWNYNRYLVGKTVEFFTNGELGRPIDGPVDYSLDAEMGLRYKVTEWASLNLKAERDMISGDSESSLSKTRYTAGFGVAW; encoded by the coding sequence ATGTTGTCCAGAACCCTGCTGTGCCTAGCTGTTCTCAGCGCCTCAACCCCCTTGCTAGCAGACACCGTCTGGTTGAAGAACGGTGACCGCCTGACCGGCAAGATCAAGGTCTTCGACGGCGGTAAGCTGTTGATCCAGACCGATTACGCCGGCGCCATCCCGGTGGACTGGAAGCAGGTCAAGACCCTGGAAAGTGACCAGGAACTGCTGGTCAAGCAGGATGCCTATACCGGCGAAAAGGCCAAGTCCCTGCAGGCTGCGGATGACGGCAAAGTAGTGCTGGCCAATGGCGAGGCGCCCAAGACCGTCGAACTGGCCAGCATCCAGCAAATCATCAAGCCCAAGCCGGTGATTGAAGACCTGGTGTGGAAGGGCAACGTCGACATGGCGCTGGACTATAAGCGCGCCGAGAAAGATACCAACGATTACGACATCGATTTCAAGACCACCGCGCGTCATGGCCAATGGCGTCACACTGGCCAGGGCGAATACAACCGCGAGTTCCAGGATGATGTGAGCACCACGGACAACTGGGCGCTGGAATACGACCTGGACCGTTTCCTCACCGAGCACTGGTTCTGGCAGGGGCGTTTGACCTACAAGCGCGACAAAGTCGAAGACCTCGCCCGCCAACGCACCGTCGGTACCGGCCCGGGGTACCAGTTCTGGGACGACGAGTTGGGGGCGTTCTCCCTCGGTTCGCTGGTCAACCGTACCGACTATGAATATGCCGAAGGCGGTAAAGACAACTTCTATTCGGTGGCCATGAAATGGAATTACAACCGCTACCTGGTGGGCAAGACCGTCGAGTTCTTCACCAATGGGGAACTGGGCCGGCCGATCGATGGGCCCGTCGACTACTCTCTCGATGCTGAGATGGGCCTGCGCTACAAAGTCACCGAATGGGCATCGCTCAACCTCAAGGCCGAGCGCGACATGATCAGCGGCGACTCCGAAAGCAGCTTGAGCAAGACCCGCTACACCGCAGGCTTCGGCGTGGCCTGGTAA
- the groL gene encoding chaperonin GroEL (60 kDa chaperone family; promotes refolding of misfolded polypeptides especially under stressful conditions; forms two stacked rings of heptamers to form a barrel-shaped 14mer; ends can be capped by GroES; misfolded proteins enter the barrel where they are refolded when GroES binds), with product MAAKEVKFGDSARKKMLTGVNILADAVKATLGPKGRNVIIEKSFGAPTITKDGVSVAKEIELEDRFENMGAQLVKDVASRANDDAGDGTTTATVLAQAIVNEGYKAVAAGMNPMDLKRGIDKATIAIVAELKNLSKPCADTKAIAQVGTISANSDSSIGDIIAEAMEKVGKEGVITVEEGSGLENELSVVEGMQFDRGYLSPYFVNKPDTMVAELDSPLILLVDKKISNIREMLPVLEAVAKAGRPLLIVSEDVEGEALATLVVNNMRGIVKVAAVKAPGFGDRRKAMLQDIAVLTGGTVISEEIGLSLESATLENLGSAKRVTISKENTIIVDGAGVESDIESRIAQIRAQVAETSSDYDREKLQERLAKLSGGVAVIKVGAGSEVEMKEKKARVEDALHATRAAVEEGVVPGGGVALIRALEALTGLTGDNADQNVGIAVLRRAVEAPLRQIAANSGDEPSVVVNEVKNGKGNYGYNAATGVYGDMIEMGILDPTKVTRSALQAASSIGGLILTTEAAIADAPKKEGSAGGGMPDMGGMGGMGGMM from the coding sequence ATGGCTGCTAAAGAAGTTAAATTCGGCGACTCCGCCCGCAAGAAAATGCTCACCGGTGTCAACATCCTGGCTGACGCAGTAAAAGCGACCCTGGGCCCGAAAGGCCGTAACGTGATCATCGAGAAGAGCTTCGGCGCTCCGACCATCACCAAGGACGGCGTTTCCGTAGCCAAAGAAATCGAACTGGAAGACCGTTTCGAGAACATGGGCGCGCAGCTGGTCAAAGACGTTGCCTCCCGTGCCAACGATGACGCAGGCGACGGCACCACCACCGCTACCGTTCTGGCTCAGGCCATCGTCAACGAAGGCTACAAGGCCGTCGCTGCCGGCATGAACCCGATGGACCTCAAGCGCGGCATCGACAAGGCGACCATCGCCATCGTTGCCGAGCTGAAAAACCTGTCCAAGCCATGCGCTGACACCAAGGCTATCGCCCAGGTGGGTACTATTTCCGCCAACTCCGACAGCTCCATCGGCGACATCATTGCCGAAGCCATGGAAAAAGTCGGCAAAGAAGGCGTGATCACCGTTGAAGAAGGCTCGGGCCTGGAAAACGAACTGTCGGTTGTAGAAGGCATGCAGTTCGACCGTGGCTACCTGTCCCCGTACTTCGTCAACAAACCAGACACCATGGTTGCTGAGCTGGACAGCCCGCTGATCCTGCTGGTCGACAAAAAGATCTCCAACATCCGCGAAATGCTGCCAGTACTGGAAGCCGTGGCCAAAGCCGGCCGCCCACTGCTGATCGTTTCCGAAGACGTTGAAGGCGAAGCCCTGGCCACTCTGGTTGTGAACAACATGCGTGGCATCGTCAAAGTCGCAGCCGTCAAGGCTCCAGGCTTCGGCGACCGTCGCAAGGCCATGCTGCAGGACATCGCCGTATTGACCGGCGGTACCGTTATCTCCGAAGAGATCGGCCTGAGCCTGGAAAGCGCCACCTTGGAAAACCTGGGTAGCGCCAAGCGCGTGACCATCTCCAAGGAAAACACCATCATCGTTGACGGTGCTGGCGTTGAAAGCGACATCGAGTCCCGTATCGCCCAGATCCGTGCGCAGGTTGCTGAAACCTCCTCGGACTACGACCGTGAAAAACTGCAGGAGCGTCTGGCCAAGCTGTCCGGCGGCGTTGCAGTGATCAAGGTTGGCGCCGGTTCCGAAGTTGAAATGAAAGAGAAGAAAGCCCGCGTTGAAGACGCCCTGCACGCAACCCGCGCAGCCGTCGAAGAAGGCGTGGTACCTGGCGGTGGCGTTGCGCTGATCCGTGCTCTGGAAGCCCTGACCGGCCTGACCGGCGACAACGCTGACCAGAACGTCGGTATCGCTGTGCTGCGTCGTGCTGTTGAAGCACCGCTGCGCCAGATCGCTGCCAACTCCGGCGACGAGCCAAGCGTTGTGGTTAACGAAGTCAAGAACGGCAAAGGTAACTACGGTTACAACGCTGCGACTGGCGTCTACGGCGACATGATCGAAATGGGCATCCTGGACCCTACCAAGGTGACCCGTTCGGCGCTGCAAGCAGCATCCTCCATCGGCGGTCTGATCCTGACCACCGAAGCGGCGATCGCTGATGCACCGAAGAAAGAAGGCTCGGCTGGCGGCGGTATGCCAGACATGGGCGGCATGGGTGGCATGGGCGGCATGATGTAA
- a CDS encoding phosphatase PAP2 family protein gives MPSPPVAPASKPLDFRLYLGIPAAAALALLLLELTPLDMALAKRFYNAAEGGFVGRYSFLLEDILHDRAKQLVILFSVMAILGFVGTFILQRLKPYRRELGCLVLSLGLATAFVSPLKTLTGVQCPWSLKEFGGEETYSTLLSHRPATDKPGRCWPGGHAATGFALFALFFALRDRKPRMARYAFLFAAGLGSIFSVSRMLQGAHFFSHNVWTAIFCWLICLGLYGLLLYRPSRPLAPR, from the coding sequence ATGCCATCCCCTCCCGTTGCGCCGGCTTCCAAGCCGCTTGATTTTCGGCTATACCTGGGCATTCCCGCCGCCGCCGCGCTGGCATTGCTGTTGCTGGAGCTGACGCCACTGGACATGGCTCTCGCCAAACGGTTCTACAACGCGGCGGAGGGCGGCTTCGTCGGTCGCTACAGCTTCTTGCTCGAAGACATCCTGCATGACCGCGCCAAGCAGTTGGTGATCCTGTTTTCGGTCATGGCAATCCTGGGGTTTGTCGGCACATTTATCCTGCAACGCCTCAAGCCCTACCGCCGCGAACTGGGCTGCCTGGTGCTGTCCCTTGGACTGGCGACCGCCTTTGTTTCACCGTTGAAAACCCTGACCGGCGTGCAGTGCCCGTGGAGCCTCAAGGAGTTCGGTGGCGAGGAAACCTACAGCACACTGTTGAGCCATCGCCCCGCCACCGATAAACCCGGGCGCTGTTGGCCCGGCGGCCATGCGGCCACCGGGTTCGCCCTGTTCGCGCTGTTTTTTGCACTGCGTGACCGCAAGCCGCGGATGGCCCGCTACGCATTCCTCTTCGCGGCCGGCTTGGGCAGCATCTTTTCAGTGAGCCGCATGCTGCAAGGGGCGCACTTCTTTTCCCACAATGTGTGGACGGCGATTTTTTGCTGGCTGATCTGCCTGGGCCTGTATGGTTTGTTGCTGTATCGGCCATCGAGGCCCTTGGCGCCGCGCTGA
- a CDS encoding class I SAM-dependent methyltransferase has protein sequence MSNPIKLEFSEKYDDEHAREYLLKHQDNLARRLSHKRDEQLARGALAMAGEPGLVLDLPCGAGRFWPLLAEKPNRVIIGADNSASMLKVATVAQPAEVVKRVRPLQTSAFDIDLPDNAVDSIFCMRLLHHIGDPAHRLAILREFQRVTRDSVIISLWVDGNFKAWKRKRLEGQRRRKGEQESYQNRFVLPAATVEAEFEEAGFRVQESLDFIPLYAMWRVYVLRKR, from the coding sequence ATGTCTAACCCTATCAAGCTCGAATTTTCCGAAAAGTATGACGATGAGCATGCGCGGGAATATTTACTCAAGCATCAAGACAATCTGGCGCGTCGCCTGTCCCATAAACGCGACGAGCAATTGGCTCGTGGCGCCCTGGCGATGGCCGGTGAGCCAGGCCTGGTACTGGACCTGCCGTGCGGCGCGGGGCGGTTCTGGCCGTTGCTGGCAGAGAAACCCAACCGTGTGATTATCGGCGCGGACAATTCAGCGTCGATGTTGAAGGTTGCAACCGTCGCCCAACCCGCGGAAGTTGTGAAACGGGTACGACCCTTGCAGACATCAGCCTTTGATATCGACCTGCCAGATAACGCGGTCGACAGCATTTTCTGTATGCGCCTGCTGCACCATATTGGTGACCCGGCGCACCGGCTGGCGATATTGCGGGAGTTCCAACGGGTTACCCGCGACAGTGTGATCATTTCGCTGTGGGTCGACGGCAATTTCAAAGCCTGGAAACGCAAGCGCCTCGAAGGGCAGCGGCGTAGAAAAGGTGAGCAGGAAAGTTACCAAAACAGATTTGTGTTACCAGCTGCTACTGTTGAGGCAGAGTTCGAAGAAGCCGGTTTTCGTGTCCAGGAGTCTCTGGACTTCATACCGTTGTACGCCATGTGGCGAGTGTATGTATTGCGCAAGAGGTAG
- a CDS encoding FxsA family protein, with translation MRPFLLLFLLFPVLELFVFVQVSSAIGFFPALLLIILGSMLGVLVLRVAGLATALRARESLNRGELPAQTMLEGLMMALAGGLLILPGFISDVIGLVMLLPFTRKLLAGKMRQRAEEAAIRQRAFADDLQSRGGPAPREPLGREGDVIEGEFEHRDSK, from the coding sequence ATGCGCCCTTTTTTATTGCTCTTTCTGCTGTTCCCGGTGTTGGAGCTGTTCGTATTCGTTCAAGTCAGCAGTGCGATCGGCTTTTTCCCGGCCCTGTTGCTGATCATTCTCGGCTCGATGCTCGGCGTTCTGGTGCTGCGCGTCGCCGGGCTGGCGACGGCGCTGCGTGCCCGTGAAAGCCTGAACCGCGGCGAGCTGCCGGCCCAGACCATGCTCGAAGGCCTGATGATGGCCCTGGCGGGTGGCCTATTGATCCTGCCGGGTTTTATCAGCGATGTGATCGGCCTGGTCATGCTGCTGCCGTTCACCCGCAAACTGCTGGCCGGCAAGATGCGCCAGCGCGCCGAAGAAGCGGCGATACGCCAACGAGCGTTCGCCGACGACCTGCAATCGCGCGGTGGCCCGGCTCCACGCGAGCCGCTGGGGCGCGAAGGCGATGTGATTGAAGGCGAGTTCGAGCACCGCGACAGCAAATAA
- a CDS encoding HugZ family protein, producing the protein MSAQVAKNARELLLKEYRGALSTLSKAMPGFPFGSVVPYCLDELGRPLILISRIAQHTHNLQKDPKCSLLVGEREADDVQAVGRLTYLAEAEKLEDTAAIEAAAERYYRYFPDSANYHKAHDFDFWVLKPVRHRYIGGFGAIHWIDQLSLTNPFFGKAERSMVDHMNSDHAKAIAHYVDLAGLPASEPAQLAGIDSEGMHLRIGQSLYWLPFAESCNTPTQVREALVSLAHAQAWPKKEPASA; encoded by the coding sequence TTGAGCGCACAGGTTGCCAAGAACGCCCGAGAGCTGTTGCTCAAGGAATACCGTGGGGCCCTCTCCACATTATCCAAGGCCATGCCTGGCTTCCCGTTCGGTTCGGTGGTGCCTTACTGCCTGGACGAACTGGGCCGCCCGCTGATCCTGATCAGCCGCATCGCCCAACACACCCACAACCTGCAGAAAGACCCCAAGTGCTCGCTGTTGGTGGGCGAGCGCGAGGCGGATGATGTGCAGGCGGTGGGGCGCCTGACCTATCTGGCCGAAGCCGAGAAGCTGGAAGACACCGCTGCCATTGAAGCGGCCGCCGAGCGTTACTACCGCTACTTTCCTGATTCGGCCAATTACCACAAGGCTCACGATTTCGACTTTTGGGTGCTCAAGCCGGTTCGCCACCGCTATATCGGCGGCTTTGGCGCGATTCACTGGATCGACCAGTTGAGCCTGACCAACCCGTTCTTCGGCAAGGCCGAGCGCAGTATGGTCGACCACATGAACAGCGATCACGCCAAGGCAATTGCTCACTATGTCGACCTGGCGGGGCTGCCCGCCTCCGAGCCGGCGCAACTGGCCGGCATCGACAGCGAGGGCATGCACCTGCGCATTGGCCAATCACTGTACTGGTTGCCCTTTGCCGAGTCTTGCAACACTCCGACACAAGTGCGCGAAGCCCTCGTTTCATTGGCTCATGCCCAGGCATGGCCAAAAAAAGAACCGGCTTCAGCTTGA
- a CDS encoding co-chaperone GroES — MSKLRPLHDRVVIRRSEEEKKTAGGIVLPGSAAEKANHGVIVAAGPGKTLENGDVRALAVKVGDKVVFGPYSGSNTVKIDGEDLLVMAENEILAVLEG; from the coding sequence ATGAGCAAGCTTCGTCCTCTGCACGACCGCGTCGTCATCCGTCGCAGCGAAGAAGAAAAGAAAACCGCTGGCGGCATCGTTCTGCCAGGTTCGGCTGCTGAAAAAGCCAACCACGGTGTGATCGTCGCTGCGGGCCCAGGCAAGACCCTGGAAAACGGTGATGTCCGCGCACTGGCCGTGAAAGTGGGTGACAAGGTTGTTTTCGGCCCTTACTCCGGCAGCAATACTGTGAAAATCGACGGCGAAGACCTGCTGGTGATGGCTGAGAACGAAATTCTCGCCGTACTCGAAGGCTGA
- a CDS encoding sensor histidine kinase — MEFKQSLSQRIIIAFALMSALVAGAFAMGIIATVHLVEEKLISAGLGGDLQRLLLMDTVEDWRHRPEPDQLFYFSGGPGDFELPKDLRHLEPGFHEVFRESLSYHAMVEVIDGRRYVLLQDQSDFEERERVLFAVVLVGFVLSLALAVFLGWVLARKVMAPVVRLARQVRHRDQLLGLAPPLAPDYAADEVGELAVAFDATLGRLRAALSREQLFTSDVSHELRTPLMVLASSCELLLENPAIDQRGRNQVQRIARACEEMRELVQTFLMLARAQHNDASMSAQVTLSQVADDLLGIWREQIEHKGLELIYQPGNPLDTRYNTTFLHAVMGNLLRNALHYTEHGFIRLTLEPAGFVVEDSGVGIPEEKREAMFEPFVRGSEKRGDGLGLGLSLVQRICENQGWSVSLSTMEPNGCRFHVELGQPGA, encoded by the coding sequence ATGGAGTTTAAGCAAAGCCTTTCCCAGCGGATCATCATCGCCTTTGCCTTGATGAGTGCGTTGGTGGCGGGGGCCTTCGCCATGGGCATTATCGCGACCGTGCACCTGGTGGAAGAGAAGTTGATCTCGGCGGGCCTGGGCGGTGACTTGCAACGCTTGCTGCTGATGGACACGGTCGAAGACTGGCGCCACCGACCCGAGCCGGACCAGTTGTTCTATTTCAGCGGCGGGCCGGGCGATTTTGAATTGCCCAAGGACCTGCGGCATCTGGAGCCGGGCTTTCATGAAGTATTTCGCGAATCGCTGTCGTACCACGCCATGGTCGAAGTGATTGACGGGCGACGTTATGTGTTGCTGCAAGACCAAAGCGATTTCGAAGAGCGTGAGCGTGTGCTGTTTGCCGTGGTGCTGGTGGGCTTTGTGCTCAGCCTGGCATTGGCGGTGTTCCTCGGCTGGGTGCTGGCGCGCAAGGTGATGGCGCCGGTGGTGCGCCTGGCGCGTCAGGTGCGTCACCGCGACCAGTTGCTGGGGCTGGCGCCGCCCCTGGCGCCGGACTATGCGGCCGATGAAGTGGGTGAGCTGGCGGTGGCGTTCGACGCCACGTTGGGGCGGCTGCGCGCGGCGTTGTCGCGTGAGCAGTTGTTTACCAGCGATGTGAGCCACGAATTGCGCACCCCCTTGATGGTATTGGCTAGCTCCTGCGAGCTGTTGCTGGAAAACCCGGCCATCGACCAGCGCGGGCGTAACCAGGTGCAGCGCATTGCCCGTGCCTGCGAAGAAATGCGCGAGCTGGTACAGACCTTCCTGATGCTGGCCCGCGCCCAGCATAACGATGCCTCTATGTCGGCCCAGGTCACCCTCAGCCAGGTGGCGGACGATTTGCTCGGCATCTGGCGTGAACAAATCGAACACAAGGGGTTGGAACTGATCTACCAGCCAGGCAACCCCCTGGACACGCGCTACAACACGACGTTCCTGCATGCGGTGATGGGCAACCTGCTGCGCAATGCCTTGCATTACACCGAGCATGGTTTTATCCGGCTGACCCTGGAGCCGGCGGGCTTTGTGGTGGAAGACAGTGGCGTCGGCATTCCAGAAGAGAAACGCGAAGCGATGTTCGAGCCCTTCGTGCGCGGCAGCGAGAAGCGTGGTGATGGCCTGGGGCTTGGTTTGTCGCTGGTGCAACGGATCTGCGAGAACCAGGGCTGGAGCGTCAGCCTCAGCACCATGGAGCCCAATGGCTGCCGCTTTCATGTCGAACTGGGTCAGCCCGGCGCCTGA
- a CDS encoding LTA synthase family protein, translating into MGFFKSAPMRYLQLITGAWLVVFLLTRSVLLITHLDEVGGNLLPVFGVGVLYDLGFLAYAALPLGLYLLLCPAGLWRRRGHRWFLQAVLTVSLFAMLFTAVAEWLFWDEFGVRFNFIAVDYLVYSDEVLNNLLESYPIGKLLSLLAMLAIVLSLALRKPFNAAMNAPLPALRGRVLNAAALLVVAGLSLQLISQDSPRTQGGNAYKNELASNGPYQFFAAFRNNELDYTQFYKTLPTDVVAQQLRAELSEPNARFVGQDPLDIRREISNPGTLRKPNIVLVTIESFSAKYMGSNGDGRNLTPNLDELRKQSLYFNNFYATGTRTDRGLEAITLAIPPTPGRSIVKRIGRESGFASLGQQLSAIGYDSVFVYGGRGYFDNMNAFFSGNGYRVVDQSSVPEAEISFKNAWGMADEDLYKQTLKLADADYARQQPFLLQLMTTSNHRPYTYPDGRIDIKSGNGRDGAVKYTDHAIGEFLAAARKKPWFDNTIFVFVADHTAGSAGKEDLPITNYQIPLFIYAPTLIDARETAQLASQIDIAPTLLGLINLSYESTFFGRNLLQDNPLPPRVVVGNYQHLGLFDGTDLAILSPRLGLRRHDQALGESQELRVNSDDPLIQRAITYYQAASYGFKQQLLSWRGHKDEAPALSTR; encoded by the coding sequence ATGGGGTTTTTCAAATCGGCGCCAATGCGCTATCTGCAGTTGATCACCGGTGCCTGGCTGGTGGTTTTCCTGCTCACTCGCAGCGTGCTGCTCATTACTCACCTGGACGAAGTCGGCGGCAACCTGCTGCCGGTGTTTGGCGTCGGTGTGCTCTACGATCTGGGTTTCCTGGCCTATGCGGCGCTGCCGCTGGGACTTTACTTACTGCTCTGCCCTGCGGGACTGTGGCGCCGCCGTGGACACCGCTGGTTCCTGCAGGCGGTGTTGACCGTGAGCCTGTTCGCCATGCTGTTCACCGCGGTCGCCGAATGGCTGTTCTGGGACGAGTTCGGTGTGCGCTTCAACTTTATTGCCGTCGATTACCTGGTGTATTCCGACGAGGTGCTGAACAACCTGCTGGAGTCCTACCCGATCGGCAAGCTGCTGAGCCTGCTGGCGATGCTGGCCATTGTGCTGAGCCTGGCGCTGCGCAAACCGTTCAACGCGGCGATGAACGCTCCGCTGCCGGCCCTGCGCGGCCGCGTGTTGAACGCCGCGGCGCTGCTGGTCGTCGCCGGCCTCAGCCTGCAACTGATCAGTCAGGACAGCCCGCGCACCCAGGGTGGCAACGCCTACAAGAACGAGCTGGCGAGTAACGGCCCCTATCAGTTTTTCGCCGCGTTCCGTAACAACGAGCTGGACTACACCCAGTTCTACAAAACCTTGCCAACCGACGTGGTCGCCCAGCAATTGCGCGCCGAACTCAGCGAACCCAACGCCCGCTTCGTCGGCCAGGACCCGCTGGATATCCGGCGCGAGATCAGCAACCCCGGCACCTTGCGCAAACCCAATATCGTGCTGGTGACCATCGAAAGTTTCAGCGCCAAGTACATGGGCAGCAATGGCGATGGGCGCAACCTCACGCCTAACCTGGATGAGCTGCGTAAACAAAGCCTGTATTTCAATAATTTCTACGCCACCGGCACCCGTACCGATCGAGGCCTTGAGGCCATCACCCTGGCGATCCCTCCGACGCCGGGGCGCTCGATCGTCAAGCGCATTGGCCGCGAGAGCGGGTTCGCCAGCCTCGGACAACAACTCTCCGCCATCGGCTACGACAGCGTGTTCGTCTACGGCGGGCGCGGTTACTTCGACAATATGAACGCGTTTTTCAGCGGTAACGGTTACCGGGTCGTAGACCAGAGCAGCGTGCCCGAAGCGGAAATTTCGTTTAAAAACGCCTGGGGCATGGCCGACGAAGATCTCTACAAACAGACCCTCAAGCTCGCCGACGCCGACTACGCCAGGCAGCAGCCGTTTTTGCTGCAACTGATGACCACCTCCAATCATCGTCCCTACACCTATCCGGATGGGCGCATCGACATCAAATCCGGCAATGGTCGCGACGGCGCGGTGAAATACACCGACCACGCCATCGGCGAATTCCTCGCCGCTGCGCGCAAGAAACCGTGGTTCGATAACACGATCTTTGTGTTCGTCGCCGACCACACCGCCGGCAGCGCGGGCAAGGAAGACCTGCCCATCACCAACTATCAGATCCCCTTGTTCATCTATGCGCCAACGCTGATCGATGCCCGGGAAACCGCGCAATTGGCCAGCCAGATCGACATTGCGCCGACGCTGTTGGGCCTGATCAACCTGAGCTACGAGTCGACCTTCTTTGGCCGCAACCTGCTGCAGGACAACCCACTGCCGCCTCGGGTCGTGGTCGGCAACTACCAGCATCTGGGGTTGTTCGACGGCACGGACCTGGCGATCCTCAGCCCACGCCTGGGCCTGCGTCGCCATGACCAAGCCCTGGGTGAGAGCCAGGAATTGCGGGTGAACAGCGATGATCCATTAATCCAGCGCGCGATCACCTACTACCAGGCCGCCAGCTATGGGTTCAAACAACAATTGCTGAGTTGGAGGGGGCACAAGGACGAGGCCCCAGCGCTGAGCACACGCTAA